A stretch of the Candidatus Firestonebacteria bacterium RIFOXYD2_FULL_39_29 genome encodes the following:
- a CDS encoding DNA mismatch repair protein MutS translates to MEKNGLLTPMMRQYRELKKQHPDAILFFRLGDFYEMFFEDAKLASSLLQIVLTKRGGGRNPKDPRDTSVSEPVPMCGIPFHSALNYITKLIKSGHKVAICEQVEDPRLAKGIVKREIVKLITPGTVLEDGLLEQKSNNFLAALYIEGEEAGVAFLDISTGELLTSEVNIKDGLDTVYDELNKYKPKEIILPASYESSKPGLIKYLESSGVLTGFQEDYYFDHEVAKEILLKHFKTASLDGFGLAEYKAAVSASGVALKYAEETQKGSVSHLSKISVYNPGMFMLVDSATRKNLELFERMADKSQEGTLFYVLDKTRSAMGGRVLKRWILEPLIDVKEIESRLEGVDEFLQDYILRQELRNVIGQLADFERVCGKIGCKALNARELISLKNSLKELPKIKELLGKSDSGILMKIKDNICLLKEQACLIEEKIEEDPPLSVKEGNILKDGVNEELDKLRNISRGGKDWITKYQEDERKRTGISSLKVGYNSVFGYYIEVSKANQGSAPKNYIRKQTLSNAERFITPELKEYESLVLSSDEKIGLLEYELFCQVREEIAKSIPKLQENAKLIGALDVIASFSEAAAVNKYVKPEVNNTDIIEIKSGRHPVIELIVKDGFVPNDTILDNTDTQVVIITGPNMAGKSTYLRQTALIVLMAQIGSYVPADSAKIGVVDRIFTRVGASDNLALGQSTFMVEMLETANILNNATKKSLIILDEIGRGTATFDGISIAWAVAEFLHDNKKLGAKTLFATHFYELTELALTLPRVKNYNIMVKEWNEEIIFLRKIVEGAADRSYGIQVARLAGLPKEVLKRSKEILHNLEEANYDKEGKSKLAGGAGVISQLSIFDKKKASTDDKGRKILEKLEEIDVNSLSPIEALNLLNELKKDI, encoded by the coding sequence ATGGAAAAAAATGGATTGTTGACGCCCATGATGCGGCAATACCGGGAGCTTAAAAAGCAGCATCCCGACGCTATCTTGTTTTTCCGGCTGGGGGATTTTTACGAGATGTTTTTTGAGGATGCCAAGCTGGCCTCTTCCCTGCTTCAAATTGTACTAACAAAAAGAGGCGGGGGCCGGAATCCGAAAGATCCCAGGGATACTTCAGTTTCTGAACCTGTCCCTATGTGCGGTATTCCTTTTCATTCTGCGTTAAATTATATTACCAAGCTGATAAAGAGCGGGCATAAAGTTGCAATTTGCGAGCAAGTAGAAGATCCCAGGCTGGCAAAAGGAATAGTAAAAAGGGAGATAGTAAAATTAATTACCCCTGGGACGGTGCTTGAAGACGGGTTGCTCGAACAAAAATCAAATAACTTCCTGGCCGCATTATATATAGAAGGGGAAGAAGCGGGAGTGGCGTTCTTGGATATTTCTACGGGCGAGCTTTTGACTTCTGAAGTTAACATAAAAGACGGACTTGATACTGTTTACGACGAATTGAATAAATATAAACCCAAAGAAATAATATTGCCGGCCTCCTATGAAAGCAGCAAACCCGGATTGATCAAATATCTTGAAAGCAGCGGTGTTTTAACGGGTTTTCAGGAGGATTATTACTTCGATCATGAAGTTGCGAAAGAAATACTGCTAAAACACTTTAAAACTGCCTCGCTTGACGGTTTTGGCCTGGCAGAATATAAAGCGGCGGTATCGGCCTCCGGAGTGGCTTTAAAATATGCCGAAGAAACCCAGAAAGGTTCGGTATCTCATTTAAGTAAGATCAGCGTGTATAATCCGGGAATGTTCATGCTGGTGGACAGCGCGACCAGGAAGAACCTTGAATTATTTGAGCGCATGGCGGATAAAAGCCAGGAAGGTACGCTTTTTTATGTTCTTGATAAAACAAGAAGCGCTATGGGCGGCCGTGTATTAAAGAGGTGGATACTGGAGCCCCTTATAGACGTAAAGGAGATAGAAAGCAGACTGGAAGGTGTGGACGAATTCCTGCAGGATTATATTTTAAGGCAGGAGTTGAGAAATGTTATCGGACAACTTGCGGATTTTGAAAGGGTTTGCGGTAAGATCGGCTGCAAGGCCTTGAACGCCCGGGAACTTATTTCGCTAAAAAATTCTTTAAAAGAACTTCCAAAGATAAAAGAGCTTCTCGGTAAATCAGATTCCGGTATTTTAATGAAGATAAAAGATAATATTTGTTTGCTGAAAGAACAAGCCTGCTTGATCGAAGAAAAGATAGAAGAAGATCCTCCCCTTTCCGTAAAAGAAGGAAATATCTTGAAAGACGGCGTTAATGAAGAGCTTGATAAACTGAGGAATATCAGCAGGGGCGGAAAGGATTGGATAACAAAATATCAGGAAGATGAAAGAAAACGCACCGGTATAAGTTCGCTCAAAGTCGGCTATAATTCCGTCTTTGGTTATTATATAGAAGTGAGCAAGGCTAACCAGGGAAGCGCGCCTAAAAATTACATTAGAAAACAGACGCTGTCGAATGCAGAGAGATTTATTACTCCGGAACTGAAAGAATATGAATCCCTGGTCCTTTCCAGCGATGAGAAGATAGGGCTTCTTGAGTATGAACTTTTCTGTCAGGTGCGGGAGGAAATTGCGAAGAGTATACCCAAATTGCAGGAAAATGCAAAACTAATAGGCGCCCTGGATGTTATTGCTTCTTTCTCGGAAGCCGCGGCGGTAAATAAGTATGTCAAGCCGGAAGTCAACAATACGGACATAATAGAAATAAAATCCGGCAGGCATCCGGTCATAGAACTTATAGTGAAAGACGGTTTTGTCCCAAACGATACAATTCTGGATAACACGGATACCCAGGTGGTTATTATCACAGGTCCGAATATGGCGGGAAAGTCCACTTATCTCCGGCAGACGGCTCTGATCGTCTTAATGGCCCAGATTGGCTCCTATGTCCCCGCGGATTCAGCCAAAATAGGAGTGGTGGACAGGATATTTACGAGAGTAGGAGCTTCTGATAATCTTGCCCTGGGTCAGTCCACATTTATGGTGGAAATGTTGGAGACCGCCAATATTTTAAACAATGCCACAAAAAAGTCTCTTATTATTCTTGATGAAATAGGAAGAGGTACGGCCACCTTTGACGGAATAAGCATTGCCTGGGCGGTGGCGGAATTTTTACATGATAATAAAAAACTCGGAGCAAAAACTCTTTTTGCGACGCATTTTTACGAGTTAACCGAATTGGCGTTGACACTGCCGCGGGTAAAGAACTATAATATCATGGTCAAAGAATGGAACGAAGAGATAATATTTTTAAGGAAAATAGTGGAAGGCGCCGCGGACAGGAGTTATGGAATTCAGGTTGCCCGTCTGGCAGGGCTTCCAAAAGAAGTTCTTAAAAGGTCTAAAGAAATTCTGCATAATCTGGAAGAAGCTAATTATGATAAAGAAGGTAAATCAAAACTGGCAGGCGGGGCAGGTGTAATTTCCCAGCTTTCAATTTTTGACAAAAAAAAAGCCTCTACAGATGATAAAGGCAGAAAGATTCTCGAAAAGCTTGAAGAAATTGATGTAAATTCCTTGAGCCCGATTGAAGCGCTGAACCTGTTAAATGAGCTTAAAAAAGACATTTGA